The Streptomyces sp. ICC1 DNA window CGCGCGAGGGCCCGCTCCGCCCGCCGCCCGCGTTCGGCCCGCGAGAGGCCGGAGTACAGCAGTCCCTCGGCGACGTTGGCCCGGGCGCTGATGCCCGGGACCAGGTGGAAGGACTGGAAGACGAAGCCGACGTGGCGCGAGCGCAGGGCGGAGAGGGCGCGGTCGGAGAGGCTCGCGATGTCGTACCCGGCGATGGCGACGCGGCCGGCGGTCGGCCGGTCCAGGGTCCCCACGATGTGCAGCAGGGTGGACTTGCCCGAGCCCGACGGGCCGACGATGGCGAGGAGTTCGCCGTTCAGGATGGTGAGGTCGACCCCGCGCAGGGCCGCGACCCCGCCGGGGTACTCCTTGGTGACGCCGGCCAGCTCGACGACCGCGTGGGCGTGCTTGTTCATGACTTCGGGACCCCTACCCGCATGCCCTCCTTGAGGGCGTCCCCCTTCACCTCGACCCGGCCCTTGCCGAACATGCCGAGCTCGACCTTGACCTCGCGCACCGTGCCGTTCTCGACGACCTGGACCCCGAAGCCGCCGTCGGCGAGGGCGAGGAGGGAGTTGACCGGTACGGAGAGCACGCCCTTGCGGGTCTCGCCCGTCAGGTTCACCGAGACGGGGGACTGGTCGGGGCCCTTGGCCTCGGCGGCGTTGTCGAGGGTGACCTCGACCTGGAGCTTCGGCTTCTTGTCGCCGACGCCCGGGCCTCCCGGGCCGCCCGCGCCGCCCGAGGCCGGGTCGTCGGGGTTGGCGGTGCTGCCCACGGACTCGATCTTGCCGGTGGCGGTGGCGCCGCCCGGCAGGGTCACGGTCACCGGGTCGCCGACCTTGGCGGCGCCCGCCTTGGCCACGTCCAGCTGGAAGCGGACCAGCCGCTCGGTGCCGGTCAGGGTCAGCACGGGCTTGCCGGCGGCCGCCTCGTCGCCGACCGCCATGTCGTTCTTCTGGACCCGCTGCGGTCCGGAGGCGAAGGCGATGTCGTCCTTGCCGATCTCGCCCGTCTCCTTCAGGGAGTGCGACTTCTGCCAGCGCTTGACGCCGGTGGCGGTGCCCGCGGTGAAGGTGCCGTCCGAGGGGTCCAGGCCGGTCCCGAAGCCGAGGGCCTGGAGGTTGCGCTTGAGCTGCTTGACGTCCTCGCCCTTGTCCCCGGTCTTCATGGTCCGGTACACGGGCGTGGTGCCGTACATCAGGCGCACCGGCTTGCCGTTGACCTCGTAGAGCTTGCCGTCGCGCTCGATGGAGGAGCCGGCGGGCGCCACCCAGGTCAGGGTCGCGGAGCCGGAGCCCCCGGCACCTCCCCTTTCCCACCCCCACACAAACGGACCCTCCGCCCTGACGGGCGAAGAGGCGCGCCGTCCCTGGCCGATGGCATACACGGCTGCCCGCAGTGCCGTCCTCACGTCGCCCTCGGAGTGCTGGAGTGAGTGGGTACCGGCAGGGTGGAGGAAATGAGCCCAGGCCTGTGCGTGATCGTCTACCCCCCGCACGCCGAGGGCGGGTGCCGCGTCCGCGGCGACGGTGAGATCCTCGGCCGCGCCCTGAGCCCCCGCGACCTCCTGGAGTTCCTGCGGCGGACCGCGGCCTGCACCCCGACGCCGTCCCCCTGGACGACCCGCTGCTCATCGAGTGGCGCGGCGCCGGGCTGGCCGTCTGGAGCCCCGATCCCGGCGAGGAGTGGGCGCAGCAGTGCGGGCCGCACTGCTGCGCCGCTCCGAGGGCCACGCCGCACTCGCGGAAACGGGCGAGGCCAACGCGGCTTGCCCGCTAGCTTTCGACGTTGCTGAGCAGCTCCCGTGTCTGCTTGTTGAAGACGTTGATAAAGCCGTCGGCGAGAGCGTCGATGCTGTCATCGTTCACGGACGGAGCCGCGGTAGATGAGGACGGGGCCGGCTCGCTCTCCTGGGCATGTGCGATGCCGGAGAAGGACAAGGCGGCACCGGTGAGGGCCACGGCAGCCAGTACACGCTTCGTGTGGGTCATGGCCTGCCAACGATCACAGTCATAACGGGTCACGGAGCGCGTACCCCCGCCCCGTGGCCCTCCAGGCGGGCGACCACGTCATCGCCCCGCAGGCCCTTGCCGCAGACGGACGAGCCGATCTTGCCGTCCTTGGCTTCTGCCTCGCGCGTCCGTACTGCGGCGCGCTTATGGGGCGTCCTACCTCACGGCAGGGGCGGAGCAGCGGCGTCCTCATCGTGCCCGAACCGGCTGTGCGGGAGGGTAGGGGGCGGTCAGCGGTTGTCGTGGAGTTCCTGGTGCATCTGTGGCTGGTTGTCCTGGTCGTGAGTGAGGGCGAACTTCTGGACCTCGTTGAAGCTCTTGGAAGCGATACCGACGATCTCCTTGTACGGGTTGACGCCGGTGGCCTTCTTGATGCCGCCGCCGAGGAGGCCGCTGCCGATGCCGCTGACCAGGTCGTGGCCTGCCGCGAGCGGTTTGGCTGCTGCGTCCAGGATGCTCTTGGGCAGGCCGGCCATGTCCGCGTACTTGTCGGTGAGCGCGTGGCGGACCATGGCGGTGAACGCGTCGTGGACGCCCGGCGGGTAGAACTTCTTGTAGAAGTCGACGGCCTGCTTGGTCATGAAGACCCCGTCGTCGGTCTTCTTCCACTCCTCGTCACGTACGTGGTTCCACATACCCTCGACCAGGTCGGGGTCCTTGGGCAGGAGCCACTTCTCGGGTGTGCCCAGGTAGTGGTTGACGTAGTGCCAGGCGCACATGAAGCCCTTGGCATCGTCTTTGGCCACGTCGATGCCCAGACGGTCCATGGCCTGGATGATCTGGGTGGAGAAGACGCAGGTGGCGCCAGTGGTGTACTTCTGCGAGACCGGCTCGCCCCACTTGGCGTAGTCCCACTCGCCGCTCTTCTGGTGGAGCTGGCGAACCGATGCGTGGACCAGGCGGACCTTGGTGACGTTCGCCGCGAGGGTGCCGTCGCGCAGGGCGTTCTCATTGCCCATGTCGAGGAAGAGGCGGGAAGACTGCGACAGGCGCCGGCCCGGCCCCTGGACGCCGCCGAGGCGGCCGGTTGAGCGCAGGGTGAACGCGCCGGTCGGGGAGAGGTAGGTGCCGATGAGGCCGACCGTGCCCTGGAGCATGCTGACTTCGCCGTGGTGGTGGGCGAAGAAGCTCTCCGCGGCCTTGACGTCAGCCTCGGACCAGTCCGGCGGGCCGGCCGCGGCCTCCTTGAGGAACTCCGCCAGGCGCGGCGGAAGTTCGGAGAGATCCTGTCCGGGCTTGAGGGTGCCGATGGTACGGAACAGGGCGTTGACCCCGTCGATCTCCTTGTTGTCGATCAGGTCGGACACCATCTGGTCGGCCTTCGGGTCACCTACCTTGTTCGCCGCTTCCAGCTCGGAGACGATCGTGGCTGTCGTCAGTCCCATGCCGGGACTCCATTCTTGAGGTAGGGCAACAGTTCGCAGCCACGGCACACCGCGTGGGCCAGCGCGCGGTCGGCGGCCCCGCGGTTAGCCGGACAGTCAGGATCGTTTCGCTCATCGCCGCAGTGGCGTAACCCGCCCGGCCCGCGGGATCGTTTTCCCCTCACCCGAACGGACCAGACCCGTGAACACGCGTGAACCATCGACGCCCGCACCAACGGCTCGGTATCCGGCACCCTCGCCATCACGTCGTGACCGGGGCTGAGGTATGGCGCTCCGCGAGACCCGAGTCCCGAAAACCCGGGACCTGCCGGACGACTCTCGTCCGGCGGACCCCAGGGCACCGAGCCGAGCCGCTCAAACAGGGCCCGCACCCGGCCACTCGGAGAGCCGGGCACGGAGTGCATCCCCACACGGTCAACGAACAGGCCCCGGGCCGGTTGCTGTGCCGTGCCCCCGCACGTGCGTGCAGAACCGTTTCCGTCCCACCTCGTTGAGAACGACGAGTGCCCAGACCGCACCGGAGCGTCCCCTGGCACCCGGCGGTCTCCAACGGCACCTCGTGGCACCCGGGTCCCGGTGACAGGACCGGCCCCGCGCCACCGTCCGGCCCTCCCGGGCGCGGGGGGGCCGGCCGGGGCGTGGCGCGGGGCCGGTACTGTGGCCGGGAGCCGCGTGGCACGCGGGCCCGTTGGCGCCCCCCGGGTGCCCGGCGCGCGCGCGGTCGGGGCCGGTCCGGCTTCGGTCCCCGCGTTGTTAGACAGCACCGTCGTTGTCACCTCGCTCTGGGCCTCGGCGTCGCTGACTCGGCCGACGTCTGTCGTGTCCGTCTTTGTTTGCACGTCCCCGTACGGCCGGCCAGGGACCCGGACCCGGCCCGGCCGGCCGTACGGTCACGCCCCCGGTCGCCAGGGCCAGCGAGGCGACGATCAGCGCGGCGGTGATCAGGGGCGTCCGCGGTCCCCGGCCCGAGTCCAACCGCCCACCCTGCCCCACGAACCCCGTTGCCCCCGCATGCACTTCACCCGCAAGGGTGGCCGCGGGCACACCGCGCGGGCACACCGCGCGGCCGTCACGCGCTCAGCGGCGGCGGCAGCGCCCGCTCACCCGCACGTCACGCTGTCCCTCGGTGTGTAGCGGGTCTTCATGGTCTCCCGCTTGACCTCTTGCCCGCCCCGCACGAACACGCGGTCCACGGCGACGTCGAAGCCCTCCAGCGGGGACTGCGGTTCGCACTTCGCGCCGTCGTCCGTCCGCGTGGCCGGCGGTTTGACGTTCGTGCGCGGGCCCTTGACCGCGCGCACCTCGTCGAACTTCTTCGTTCCCAGGAAGGTGATGGTGATCGAGGTGTCGGTCGCCTCGGCCTGGATGTAGAGGGCCTTGCCCGAGTCGTTGGCGAAGCGCAGGTCCAGGCTGCCCCAGGCGACGGTGGCCTCGCGGCCCTCCGGGTAGCGCTCGATGTAGAAGGAGTGCGCCCCGTACTCGACCGGTTTGACGCCCGCGAAGAACATTGCGTTGAACACGGTGGTGGCGACCGCCGACACCCCGCCGCCCGAAGCCTTCTCGTACTGGCCGTTGTTGATGATGAGGCCGTCGACGAAGCCGTTCTCCTTCGTGCGCTCGCCGACGCGGCGGTTGAAGCTCCACGTCTCGTCGGGCAGCACGACCGAGCCGTTGATCAGCTCGGCGGCCCGCCCGATGTTCGTGGTCCGGTACGGGGCCTTCTCGAAGTCGACCTTGAAGGAGGACACCTTCTCCTTGATGCCCAGCTGCTCGACCGTGTTCGCGGCCAGCGTCGGCCGGACCTCCTCGGTGGCGACCTCACCCGTACGCGCGGCCGCGCCCGACCCGGTCAGCAGCGGCAGCACCGCCGTGCCGAGGCCCTGCTCGCTCACCCGGCGCCCGGGGCGGCCCTCCTCGGCCACGGACACCCGCCCGGCCGCGTCGGTGCGCAATCGGGCCTCCACCGGTCCGGGCGTCGCCTGGCGCAGCGGACCGGCCAGCTCCGGGTCGGCGAGCAGCGCCTTGCCGTCGAGCACGGGGGCGAGGCGGCCCGCGCCGTCGTCCTTGACGGTGAGGTGCTTGGACAGGACGGCGGGGCCGACGGGTATGCGCTTGCCGTCGACGGTGAGGGTGACCGGGGCGGACATCGCGGGCTCGGCGAACTCCTTGAGCGCCCGCTCCGTCTCCTGCCCGCCGATGCGGGGTTCCGTGCGCCGCACGGGCAGCGTGACGGGCTCGGCCGCCGCGGCCCGGGCCCGGGGGTAGCCGGAGCGCAGCGCTCCGAGGGAGCCGTCGACGTCGAGGGCGGTGCCGGTGACCGGGGCCACCTGCTTGGCCTTGCCCTTCTCGAAGGCGACCGAGCCCTCCCGGACCTCCTGCGCGGCCTTGGCTCCGATCCCGTCGAGGGCGGCGCGGGCGGTCTTCTCGTCGAGCCGGACCACCGGCTCCACATCGGGATCGCCGGAGGAGAACAGCCGGCCGATCACGCGCACGGGGCTCGATCCGGAGCGCGCGGCCCGCTCGGCGGTGGCGCCGGTGTCCAGGGACAGCCCGAGCGTGCCGGGCTGGGCCCGCTCGGCGTGTTCCCCGATCCGCAGCTCCAGCGGGGCCGCGGCGGCCGGGCCCAGCTCCCGGTCCAGGGCCTGGCGGGCCTCGGTGCGGCTCATCCCGCCTATGTCGACACCGCGGACCTTGGTGCCGACGGCGACGTCCTCGCCGGCCAGCAGCAGGCCGGCGGCGTACAGCCCACCGAATCCGAGGACCGCCGCGCCGCCGGCCACGCCCGCGACGCCCGGCACGGTCCACCGCTTGCCGGTGGCCGCCCGGGTGCCCGTACGTGGTGCGCGTCGCATGTCGGGGTCTCTCCTCGTTCCGGTGACGTGGTCGGACCGGCGGTTTTCATGCCGCCAGTCCGCACCCCGGAACGTAGCAAGATCCGTGTAACCAGGTAATAAGGAGGTATAGGGGTGGCAAAGTCGGTGGGCGTGGTCTCCGTAACCCGGGAGGAGTCCCGGCTGTTGCACAGGCGGCGGGTCCCCACGGTGAACGCCCCCCTACGGTGAATGGAGTCCGATGCCGCAGCTGACCGACGAGGCCGTGACCGAGGACGCGGGCGGCGGGCCCGCGGGGCCGGGCACGTGGATGACCCCGGAGGAGTACGGGGCCTCGCGCGCCGCGCTGTGGACCGGGGCGGTCGTCCTGGTCACCGACGCCGACGGGCGCGTCCTCGTGCAGAGCGTGGACTACCGCCGCGACCGGCTGCTGCCGGGCGGCGCGGTGGACGCGGGCGAGTCGCCGGCCGCGGCGGCCGCCCGCGAGATGTACGAGGAGCTCGGCATCGAGGGCCGCTACCCGCGCGGCCTCGCCGTCGACTGGATCCCCGCCGACACCCCCGGGATGCCGCCCGGGATGGGGTTCCCCGGCGAGATCCTGCACGTCTTCGACGGCGGCACCTGGTCCCGCGGGCGGATCGAGTCCATCCGCCTCCCCGCCCAGGAGATCACCGGCATCCACTTCGCCGAGCCGGCCGAGCTGACCGACCTGATGGACCCGGGCGACGCCCGCCGGGCCCTCTCCGCCCTGCGGGCCCGGATCAACGGCGGCGGCGCCGCCCTGCTGGAGGACGGCCGCCCCACCAGCCCCACGGCCCTGGACCGGCTCGGCGCCCTGCGCGGCCGGCGCGTCAGGCAGCACGGCGGTCCCTTATACACACCTGACGCTGCCGCCGAACCACCCCGTGTAGACCTCCGCCTTCGCCGTAGCTCATAAAATAAGCCCAGGGGCGGGCCAGGGTGTGGGGGTCGCGTTTGTAGGGCCAGAACACTTCGGTGCCGTCCGCGAGCTCATGGTTGGGGCCGGAGGCGAACTGGACGGTGAGGTCGGGGAGGTCGGCGACGTCGGGGATCCGCCAGGGTTCGGAGCCGTTGGCGAGGTAGCCGTCGGACAGCAGGAACACCGGGGTGCGGTAGGTCAGGGCGATCCGGGCGGCGTCCAGTGCCGCGTCGAAGCAGTCGGCCGGGGTGCGGGGGGCCACGATCGGGACGGGTGCTTCACCGTTGCGCCCGTACATGGCCTGCAGCAGATCGGCCTGCTCGGTTTTGGTGGGCAGACCGGTGGAGGGGCCGCCGCGCTGGATGTCCACGATCAGCAGCGGCAGCTCCAGCGACACCGCCAGCCCGATCGTCTCCGACTTCAAAGCCACACCGGGCCCGGAGGTGGTGGTCACGGCCAGGGCCCCGCCGAAGGCCGCGCCCAGGGCCGCGCCGATCCCGGCGATCTCGTCCTCGGCCTGGAAGGTCCGCACCCCGAAGTTCTTGTGCCGGCTCAGCTCGTGCAGGATGTCGGAGGCCGGAGTGATCGGATACGAACCCAGGTAGAGCGGCAGGTCAGCCTGCCGGCCCGCCGCGATCAGCCCGTAAGACAAAGCCAGATTCCCCGAAATATTGCGGTAGGTACCCGCGGGGAAAGCACGCGTCGCCGGCGCCACCTCATAGGAGACGGCAAAGTCCTCGGTGGTCTCCCCGAAGTTCCAGCCCGCCCGGAAAGCGGCCACGTTCGCCTCGGCGATCTGCGGCTTCTTCGCGAACTTCTGCCGCAGAAACCTCTCCGTACCCTCCGTCGGCCGGTGATACATCCACGACAGCAGACCCAGCGCGAACATGTTCTTGCTGCGCTCGGCCTCCTTGCGGGAGAGCCCGAAGTCCTTCAGCGCCTCGACGGTCAGGGTGGTCAGCGGCACCGGGTGGACGTTGTAGGCGTCCAGGGTGCCGTCCTCCAGCGGGGAGGAGTCGTAGCCGACCTTCGCCATCGGACGCTTCGTGAACTCGTCGGTGTTCACGATGATGTCCGCGCCGCGCGGCACGTCCGCGATGTTCGCCTTCAGAGCGGCCGGATTCATCGCGACCAGCACGTTCGGGGCGTCACCCGGCGTCAGGATGTCGTGATCGGCGAAATGCAGCTGGAACGAGGACACACCCGGCAGCGTCCCGGCGGGCGCCCTGATCTCGGCCGGAAAGTTCGGCAGCGTCGACAGATCGTTCCCGAAGGAAGCGGTCTCCGAAGTGAAACGGTCACCGGTGAGCTGCATTCCGTCACCCGAGTCACCCGCGAACCGAATGATCACCCGATCGAGTCGGCGTACTTCCTTGCCGGGGCCGCCGGCGGCGCCGGAGGCGCCCGCTCCGTCCGGGTTGTCACCGTTCGGGCCCGGGGGCGTCCGCTGTTCGCCGACGATCGCGCTTTCGGCCCCGTCGGACTGCTCGGCTGGGCTACTGACCTGGCTGGTCACTGAACTGGACCTCCTTCGAGGCGTGAGCACTGCCCAAGGTCAACCCTACGTCCGTAGGGATTGCTGCCCCTGGATGCTCATTTTCTGGACCGCCCACAGAGACGGTCTGTCCGAATCCGGCCTTACCTGACAGGGTGTCAGTTGATCAAGATCTTAGGTAGGTGAGGACGGCCAGCACGCGCCGGTGATCCCCGTCACTCGGTGACAGGCCCAGCTTCATGAAGATGTTGCTGACGTGCTTCTCCACCGCTCCGTCGCTCACCACCAGCTGTTTGGCCACGGCGGAATTGGTCCGCCCCTCGGCCATCAGCCCGAGCACCTCGCGCTCGCGCGGGGTCAGCCCGGCCAGCACGTCCTGCTTGCGGCTGCGGCCGAGCAGCTGTGCCACGACCTCGGGGTCCAGAGCGGTGCCGCCCCGGGCCACGCGCACGACGGCGTCCAGGAACTCCCGGACATCGGCGACCCGGTCCTTCAGCAGATACCCCACCCCGGTGCTGGAACCGGCCAGCAGTTCGGTGGCGTACTGCTCCTCCACGTACTGCGACAGCACGAGCACGCCTATGCCGGGGTGGTCGCGCCGCAGCCGCACGGCGGCCCGCACCCCTTCGTCGGTGTGCGTCGGCGGCATCCGCACATCGGCCACCACCACGTCCGGCAGCGCGTTCTCCGCCGCCAGCTCCGCCACCGTCTTGATCAGGGCTTCCGCGTCCCCGACGCCCGCCACGACGTCATGCCCCCGGTCGGTCAGCAACCGGGTCAGGCCCTCGCGCAGCAGCACTGAATCCTCGGCGATGACCACCCGCACCCTGTCTTCCACGTCTTCGTAGCTCCCCGTGTCCACTTGTCCCCGTTTCCCTGACTCAGCCAAGCATCCCAGCCTCAGGCCCGGATCAATGCGGAGTGGGATCAACGTGTAGGGGTGGGGGCGGTGTTTTCGGGGTCGGAAGGGCCCGCTCCGCCGCGCGGGGCCGAAAGACAGGGCTTTCGCCCCCGAGGCCGGGGGCCGAACGGCGCGCCGGGGAACCCGCCGAACGGACCCGCGGCGCGGGCGGGCGCGGCGGGTCCGGGGTGCCGGCGGGGTCACGGTGGAGTGCTGGCGGGGTGCCGGCGGGGTGCTGCGTCGGCGGGGTCCCGGCGGTGCGTCGGCGGGGTCCGGCGGGGGTGCTGGGTCGGTGGGGTCCGGGGGGGCCGTGGGCGGGGTCCGGGGGCCGGTTCGGGGGCTGTTGCGGCTGGGGTGACGGCTGGAAGGCCTCGCTGGGCGCGGCGAGGAAGGAGCCCTGCGGCTTGTGGAACCGGGCGGCGGCGAGGAGGTCCCGCTCGGCCAGTCGGCCCCCGACGGAGTCGGCGGCAGGCGTGGGCGGCCGGACGAGGTAGGTCCGGGCGAAGTGGCGCATGTGGCGCAGGAAGGCCCTAGTCTCGTGGGCTCGGAGATGTGTATAAGGGCCAGCGCACGATGTGTCGCCCTGACAGTCCGTGCCACAACCCTGGCCCCCACCCGGCTGTCTGACGTACCGTCAATTCCGCCCGAGGTGCCGTCCCGCGCACCCGTCCCCGGAGGTTCGCCATGCCCGCCGACCGGCCCGTATCGCTCGACGAATACCCCATCCACCAGGCCCCCCTGTCGATGAAGCACCTCGTCACCGGCGACCGCAACGCCTACGACCGCTGCATCTTCCACGTCTTCGACCACGCCGGGCGCGCCGTCCTCATCCTCGGCCTCGGCGTCTACCCCAACGCCGGCGTGATCGACGCCTACGCCACCCTGCGCATCGGCGACGAGCTCCTCGCCGTCCGCGCCTCCGACGCCCTGTCCGACGACCGGATGGACCTCTCCGTCGGCCCGCTCCGCATCACCGTCGACGAACCCCTCGAGCGGCTCACCCTCACCTGCGCCGCCGACCCCGCCGACCCCGACGGGCTCTCGTACGACATCACCTGGACCGCCGAGTTCCCCGCCGTGTGGGAACCGCACCACACCCAGCGCCGCGGCGACCGCCTCATCCTCGAAGGCCGCCGCTTCGTCCAGGCGGGCAACGTCACCGGCACCATCCGCGCCAAGGGCGAGGAGTTCGTCCTCGACGCCGCCGAGTGGACCGGAACCCGCGACCGCAGCTGGGGCGTGCGCCCGATCCCCGGCGAGGAGGGCGGCCGCACCGCCGAGGAGCACCGGCCCGAGGGCTTCCACTGGCTCTGGATCCCCGTCCGGTTCGAGGACCGGTTCCTGATGGTCATCGCCCAGGAGGACGCCGACGGCCTGCGCAACCTCAGCGAAGCCGTCCAGGTCTTCCCCGAGGGCAGCGGCCGTCCGGACGTCCAACTCGGCTGGCCGCACACCGACATCCGCTACCGTCCCGGCAGCCGCCACCCCGAGAGCGCCGTGGTCCACCTCACCGACCCGGCCGGGCGCAAGCCCCTCGAACTCGGCGTGGAGATCCTGAACTCCTCCCCGCTCGCCGTCGGAGCCGGCTATCCGCCCGCCTCCGACTGGCAGCACGGCACCTGGCAGGGCCGCGGCTGGACCGACCGCCGCGCCTACGACCTGTCCGACCCCGCCGCCCACCCCATGGCCGCCTTCGGGGTCACCGACCACTCCGCCCGCTTCACCCTCGACGGCCGCACCGGCTTCGGCATCTTCGAGCACGGCAGCTTCGGCCGCCACGACCCGAGCGGCTTCACCGACTACGGATCCGTGGCCCAGTAGGAAACAGCCAAGCCAGAGAAGGGGTATCCCATGGCAGGACCGGCACCACGCCCCCGCACCTCCACCCGCGAACCAGAGGAGCTCGGCCGGCGCCTCGCCGCCTGGCTGGACGCCGAACTACCCGGCGCGAAGGTCATCAACGTCTCGGTGCCCGGCTCCAACGGAATGTCCAGCGAGACCCTGCTCTTCGACATAGAGCACCCCGACGCCCCGATCCGCGCCTGTGCGCTGCGCCTCGCCGCCGATCCGGCCGCCTACACCGTCTTCCCCTCCTACGACATGCCCCGCCAGCACCGCGTGATGAGCCTGGTCGCCGCCCACACCGACCTGCCCGTCCCCCGCGTGCAGTGGCTGGAAGAGGACCCCGGACCGCTCGGAGCCCCGTTCTTCGTCATGGCCCGCGCCGAAGGCCGCGTACCGCCCGACGTGATGCCCTACACCTACGAGGGCAACTGGCTGCACGCCGCGACCGACGCCGAACGCGCGGTGCTCCAGGAAGAGAGCATCGCCCTGCTCGCCCGCCTGCACGACCAGTTCCCCCCGGAGGAGGCGCAGTTCCTCCTGACGGACGGCGACGGCAGCCCGCTGCGCCGCCACGTCGAGGCCCAACGCGCCTACTACCACTGGGTGGTGGCCGGCAAGTCCCGGTCCCCGCTGCTGGAACGGGCCTTCGACCGCCTCGAGGAGATCTGGCCGGCCGACGAGGGCGGCCCGGCCGTCCTCAACTGGGGCGACGCGCGCATCGGCAACGTCATCTACGCGGCGGACGGCTTCGATCCCGTCGCCGTGCTCGACTGGGAGATGGCGGCCTGCGCCCCGCGCGAGGTCGACCTCGGCTGGACCGTCTACCTCCACCGCTTCTTCCAGGACCTCACCGTCGGATTCGGCCAGGCCGGCCTGCCGGACTTCCTGCGCCGCGAGGACATAGAGCGCCGGTACGCGGAGCTCACCGGGCACACCCCCCGCGACATGGAGTTCCACACCCTCTACGCCGCACTGCGGCACGGGATCGTGATGCTGCGCATCGCCTACCGGCAGGCGCACTTCGGCGAGGTGGAGGTCCCGGCGGATCCGGACAGCCTGATCCTGCACCACGCCAGCCTGGCCGCCATGGTGCAGGGGACGTACTGGTAGTCCGCTCAGGCCGCCTGCGCGTGCTGCCGCATCTGCGGCAGCACCGCGGGGGCGGGAGTCCGTACCGGACGCGAACCGGGGCCGCCGACGTGCGAGAACGGCTGCGTCCGCCAGTCCAGCCCCTGGGGCAGCGCCAAGTGCACGACGGGCTCCAGCTCCTGGGCCTCGTCGGAGGCGAAACCGAGGGTGGGCAGCGCGTCGGAGGCGGGCCGACCCGTGCCCGCGCACACCGTGAGCCCGAAGGGGTTCCACGGGGTCAGGCAGAGGGCGTGCTGCGGCAGGAACTCCTCGTCCGCGACGAGGGCGATCGACTGGCCGCAGTCCGGGCAGGTCGCGTGGTGGATCTCGAACCCCTCGGCGTATCCGAGGTATTCGTCGTCGTCGGCGTAGTCGCCCTCGACGGCTTCCAGGGGCTCCGGTTCGATGCGACCGGCGCGCTTGGTGTTCAGCATGGATGTACTCCCCCGTGGGGCTGTCGCTTTTTGGAGGGGAGGCGGGGGGCGCACCCCTCGGTCACAGCTCTAGACGGCGGTGTTGAACTCCGCGCTCCACAACTGGATCCGGTACACCAGGTCGTTCCACACGCCGGTGGCCAGCAGGACGCCGACGAGGACGAGCATCCCGCCGCCGATCCGCAGGACCCACCGGTAGTGCCGTTTGACCAGGCCGAAGGCGCCCAGGGCCCGACGGAAGGCCAGCGCGGCGAGGACGAACGGCAGGCCCAGCCCGAGGCAGTAGGCCGCCATCAGCAGGGCTCCGCGGGCCGCGCTCGCCTCGCTCCAGGCGAGCGCCTGTACGGCGGCCAGCGTCGGGCCGATGCACGGGGTCCAGCCGACCGCGAACACCGCCCCCAGCAAGGGCGCGCCCGCCAGACCGAGCACGGGCCGCCGGTGGCTGCGGAACTCCCGCTGAGTGAAGCCCGGCAGGAATCCCATGAAGGACAGCCCCATCAGCACGGTGAAGACGCCGAGCACCTGGGTGACCACCTCCTGGTGGGCCAGCAGGGTGCGGCCGAAGTACCCGAACAGGGCGCCGCCGGAGACC harbors:
- a CDS encoding ABC transporter ATP-binding protein; this translates as MNKHAHAVVELAGVTKEYPGGVAALRGVDLTILNGELLAIVGPSGSGKSTLLHIVGTLDRPTAGRVAIAGYDIASLSDRALSALRSRHVGFVFQSFHLVPGISARANVAEGLLYSGLSRAERGRRAERALARVGLGDRMDHRPHELSGGQKQRVAIARAVAGEPDLLLADEPTGALDTASGESVLELLHELNQDGATIAVITHDNEIAASLPRQIRIRDGEIVADVWNADALGVGA
- a CDS encoding peptidoglycan-binding protein codes for the protein MAPAGSSIERDGKLYEVNGKPVRLMYGTTPVYRTMKTGDKGEDVKQLKRNLQALGFGTGLDPSDGTFTAGTATGVKRWQKSHSLKETGEIGKDDIAFASGPQRVQKNDMAVGDEAAAGKPVLTLTGTERLVRFQLDVAKAGAAKVGDPVTVTLPGGATATGKIESVGSTANPDDPASGGAGGPGGPGVGDKKPKLQVEVTLDNAAEAKGPDQSPVSVNLTGETRKGVLSVPVNSLLALADGGFGVQVVENGTVREVKVELGMFGKGRVEVKGDALKEGMRVGVPKS
- a CDS encoding oxygenase MpaB family protein encodes the protein MGLTTATIVSELEAANKVGDPKADQMVSDLIDNKEIDGVNALFRTIGTLKPGQDLSELPPRLAEFLKEAAAGPPDWSEADVKAAESFFAHHHGEVSMLQGTVGLIGTYLSPTGAFTLRSTGRLGGVQGPGRRLSQSSRLFLDMGNENALRDGTLAANVTKVRLVHASVRQLHQKSGEWDYAKWGEPVSQKYTTGATCVFSTQIIQAMDRLGIDVAKDDAKGFMCAWHYVNHYLGTPEKWLLPKDPDLVEGMWNHVRDEEWKKTDDGVFMTKQAVDFYKKFYPPGVHDAFTAMVRHALTDKYADMAGLPKSILDAAAKPLAAGHDLVSGIGSGLLGGGIKKATGVNPYKEIVGIASKSFNEVQKFALTHDQDNQPQMHQELHDNR
- a CDS encoding VanW family protein, with translation MRRAPRTGTRAATGKRWTVPGVAGVAGGAAVLGFGGLYAAGLLLAGEDVAVGTKVRGVDIGGMSRTEARQALDRELGPAAAAPLELRIGEHAERAQPGTLGLSLDTGATAERAARSGSSPVRVIGRLFSSGDPDVEPVVRLDEKTARAALDGIGAKAAQEVREGSVAFEKGKAKQVAPVTGTALDVDGSLGALRSGYPRARAAAAEPVTLPVRRTEPRIGGQETERALKEFAEPAMSAPVTLTVDGKRIPVGPAVLSKHLTVKDDGAGRLAPVLDGKALLADPELAGPLRQATPGPVEARLRTDAAGRVSVAEEGRPGRRVSEQGLGTAVLPLLTGSGAAARTGEVATEEVRPTLAANTVEQLGIKEKVSSFKVDFEKAPYRTTNIGRAAELINGSVVLPDETWSFNRRVGERTKENGFVDGLIINNGQYEKASGGGVSAVATTVFNAMFFAGVKPVEYGAHSFYIERYPEGREATVAWGSLDLRFANDSGKALYIQAEATDTSITITFLGTKKFDEVRAVKGPRTNVKPPATRTDDGAKCEPQSPLEGFDVAVDRVFVRGGQEVKRETMKTRYTPRDSVTCG
- a CDS encoding NUDIX hydrolase, which gives rise to MPQLTDEAVTEDAGGGPAGPGTWMTPEEYGASRAALWTGAVVLVTDADGRVLVQSVDYRRDRLLPGGAVDAGESPAAAAAREMYEELGIEGRYPRGLAVDWIPADTPGMPPGMGFPGEILHVFDGGTWSRGRIESIRLPAQEITGIHFAEPAELTDLMDPGDARRALSALRARINGGGAALLEDGRPTSPTALDRLGALRGRRVRQHGGPLYTPDAAAEPPRVDLRLRRSS
- a CDS encoding response regulator transcription factor; the encoded protein is MRVVIAEDSVLLREGLTRLLTDRGHDVVAGVGDAEALIKTVAELAAENALPDVVVADVRMPPTHTDEGVRAAVRLRRDHPGIGVLVLSQYVEEQYATELLAGSSTGVGYLLKDRVADVREFLDAVVRVARGGTALDPEVVAQLLGRSRKQDVLAGLTPREREVLGLMAEGRTNSAVAKQLVVSDGAVEKHVSNIFMKLGLSPSDGDHRRVLAVLTYLRS